A genomic window from Flavobacterium azooxidireducens includes:
- a CDS encoding site-specific DNA-methyltransferase yields MSKEQKITTDIKVPNKDLEALKINFPQCFDKDGNFQLEKFKNNLTEKEINFSTESYGLDWLGKSYARLLASDPATTLLKADETHNSKPENANSENLLIKGDNLEVLKHLSNTYYEQVKMIYIDPPYNTGGDGFLYKDDRKFTVKELQQLIGVDEEKAKRILDFTQQKSNSHSAWLTFMYPRLYIAKQLLKDDGVIFISIDDSEVATLKMLLDNEIFGEENFVAQLPTIMNLKGNNDEFGFAGTHEYTLVYSKNKFKTTLNQFNVSDDDLEDWTEDEVGFYKQGANLKATGTNAPRAKRPNLYYPIFIDSDNTVYVTEDDNPPKKFTGELTTIYPITNEQEMSWRWSKDKVKNEPNNIIVSRNGNIGIYKKQRPSLGDLPSKKPKTIFYKAEYSSGNGTAQIKSLLGDKYFANPKPIDLIKDLILIGSSSDDIVLDFFAGSGTTADAMMQLNVENIEKRKFILAQLPEPIDPKKDKDAFDFVKNELKIDNPTIYEITKERIIRASKKHLISVESKKSEKIKEIKELESKLDLDDKEEKIKQLNAEIKSLKQQDLGFKIFETTPIWEDYDFESTELDNQTKLFDESKLTEDDIKALLITWKTYDGIALTQELEMVDLSGYTAYYGNGKLYLMNKGFTTDNLKNLLEKIDSDKKFNPTSIITFGYHFDSKNLRELSENVKSYANKKNIDIDFITRY; encoded by the coding sequence ATGAGTAAAGAACAAAAAATTACGACCGACATAAAAGTGCCGAACAAAGATTTGGAAGCATTGAAAATAAACTTTCCTCAATGCTTTGACAAAGACGGAAATTTTCAATTAGAAAAATTCAAAAACAACCTAACTGAAAAGGAAATCAACTTTTCAACGGAAAGTTATGGATTAGACTGGCTTGGAAAATCGTATGCAAGACTTTTGGCAAGCGACCCTGCAACAACTTTGCTAAAAGCAGACGAAACCCACAACAGTAAACCAGAAAACGCAAATTCAGAAAACTTACTTATTAAAGGCGACAACTTAGAAGTCTTAAAACATCTTTCCAACACCTACTACGAACAAGTAAAAATGATTTATATTGACCCACCTTACAATACAGGTGGCGATGGTTTTTTATATAAAGACGACAGAAAATTTACAGTAAAAGAATTACAACAACTTATTGGGGTTGACGAAGAAAAAGCAAAACGGATTTTAGATTTTACTCAACAAAAAAGTAACAGCCATTCGGCTTGGCTTACATTTATGTATCCACGCTTATACATAGCAAAACAACTTCTTAAAGATGATGGAGTTATTTTTATTTCAATTGATGATAGTGAAGTTGCTACTTTAAAAATGTTATTAGATAATGAAATTTTTGGAGAAGAAAATTTCGTAGCACAATTGCCTACAATAATGAACTTAAAGGGAAATAATGATGAATTTGGTTTTGCAGGAACTCACGAATACACACTTGTTTACTCTAAAAATAAATTTAAAACAACTCTTAATCAATTTAACGTAAGTGATGATGATTTAGAAGATTGGACAGAAGATGAAGTTGGCTTTTACAAGCAAGGTGCTAATTTAAAAGCAACAGGCACAAATGCACCAAGAGCAAAGAGACCTAATTTATATTATCCAATTTTCATTGATTCTGATAACACAGTTTATGTTACTGAAGATGATAATCCCCCAAAAAAGTTTACTGGTGAACTAACAACAATATATCCAATAACAAATGAACAAGAAATGTCGTGGCGATGGAGTAAAGATAAAGTCAAAAATGAGCCAAACAACATAATTGTTTCAAGGAATGGTAATATTGGTATTTATAAAAAACAACGACCTTCTTTAGGTGACTTGCCTTCTAAAAAGCCTAAAACCATATTTTATAAAGCTGAATACAGTAGTGGAAATGGAACGGCTCAAATAAAAAGTTTACTTGGAGATAAATATTTTGCAAATCCAAAACCGATTGACCTCATTAAAGATTTAATATTAATTGGGTCATCGTCAGATGACATTGTTTTAGATTTTTTTGCAGGTTCGGGAACTACGGCAGATGCAATGATGCAATTGAATGTTGAAAACATTGAAAAAAGAAAATTTATTTTAGCTCAATTACCAGAACCAATTGACCCGAAAAAAGATAAAGATGCTTTTGATTTTGTAAAAAATGAGCTAAAAATAGATAACCCAACTATTTATGAAATAACTAAGGAAAGAATTATCAGAGCGTCAAAAAAACATTTAATAAGTGTAGAATCTAAAAAATCAGAAAAAATCAAAGAGATTAAAGAACTTGAAAGTAAATTAGACTTAGATGATAAAGAAGAAAAAATCAAACAACTAAATGCCGAAATCAAATCTTTAAAACAACAAGACCTTGGTTTCAAAATTTTTGAAACAACACCTATTTGGGAAGATTACGATTTTGAATCGACTGAATTGGATAATCAAACAAAATTGTTTGATGAAAGTAAACTCACCGAAGATGATATTAAAGCCTTGCTTATAACTTGGAAAACTTATGACGGTATTGCTTTAACACAAGAATTAGAAATGGTTGATTTAAGCGGTTACACCGCTTATTATGGCAACGGTAAGTTGTATTTGATGAATAAAGGTTTTACGACTGATAATCTGAAAAATCTTTTAGAAAAAATTGATTCAGACAAGAAATTCAATCCTACATCAATTATCACATTTGGTTATCACTTTGACAGTAAAAATTTACGTGAACTTTCTGAAAATGTAAAGTCATACGCCAATAAGAAAAATATTGATATTGACTTTATAACAAGATATTAA
- a CDS encoding OmpA family protein: protein MKNLYILSFLCCVTFTFAQSKLKKADQLFSTYAYVDAAKMYEEYLQNVEKPSTQTIRNVADSYYFIDDNRNALKWYQKLYDVQGQNMTDIYFLRYIQSMKGVTDYDMADKLTKEFLNKKGDQKEIQRYVKQKKQMDSLANTKPLYAVKNLDINSTKADFGVAFYGEKVVFTSSRDTTKFNQKLYSWNKQPFLDLYVAERNMADGSLFNESIFLQDIMTKYHEATATFTPDLKTVFFTTNIVKKKKPVIDETRTNNFQIIKGTLEGEKLVKSESVFFNSKKYSVGHPSLSEDGRWLFFASDMPGGYGETDLYVVQIAEDGTMGSPQNLGPTINTIGNEMFPFFRNGTLYFSSDGHYGWGDLDIYESKFFGALKFSDPRNLGSPINSNKDDFAFILDEEEKFGYVSSNRAQGKGCDDIYYFTKSKHECSQLISGKVINTKSKLAIDQAIIQVYDAFDDLITEVQTNSAGDYLVKVPCGKAIRIKASKENHSSEQKEMETTKEDAIETKDVNFELSNYDDLIVKEDGIEKISINPIFFDYDKATIRKESEIELDKVVFVMEKFPLVKIKIESHTDSRGSDAYNMKLSDARAKSTQTYILSKGIDPSRIESAVGFGESRLKNKCSNGVKCSEYEHFANRRSDFIIIQK from the coding sequence ATGAAAAACCTATATATACTTAGTTTTTTATGTTGTGTAACGTTCACTTTTGCACAATCAAAATTAAAAAAAGCCGATCAACTTTTTAGTACTTATGCGTATGTGGATGCGGCTAAAATGTATGAAGAATATCTTCAAAATGTAGAAAAACCCTCCACACAAACGATTAGAAATGTGGCGGATTCCTATTATTTTATTGATGATAATCGAAATGCTTTAAAATGGTATCAAAAACTCTATGATGTGCAAGGTCAAAATATGACAGATATTTATTTTCTGCGGTACATTCAATCCATGAAAGGTGTCACAGATTATGATATGGCAGATAAGTTAACCAAAGAATTTCTCAACAAAAAAGGAGACCAAAAAGAAATTCAACGGTATGTGAAGCAGAAAAAACAAATGGATAGCTTAGCTAATACAAAACCATTGTATGCTGTTAAAAATTTAGATATTAATTCAACTAAAGCCGATTTTGGAGTTGCTTTTTATGGTGAAAAAGTGGTGTTTACATCCAGTCGTGATACTACAAAATTCAATCAAAAATTGTATTCATGGAATAAACAACCCTTCTTGGATTTATATGTTGCGGAACGAAATATGGCCGATGGAAGTCTATTCAACGAATCCATTTTTTTGCAAGACATCATGACCAAATACCATGAAGCTACCGCAACGTTTACACCGGATTTAAAAACTGTCTTTTTTACCACCAACATCGTAAAAAAGAAAAAACCGGTAATTGATGAGACTAGAACCAACAATTTTCAAATCATAAAAGGGACATTAGAAGGAGAAAAATTGGTCAAATCAGAAAGTGTTTTTTTCAATAGTAAAAAATATTCTGTTGGTCATCCTTCCTTAAGCGAAGACGGTAGATGGTTGTTTTTTGCTTCCGATATGCCCGGCGGATATGGCGAAACCGACTTATATGTGGTTCAAATTGCCGAAGACGGAACAATGGGTTCGCCTCAAAATTTAGGACCAACTATCAACACCATCGGAAATGAAATGTTTCCTTTTTTCAGAAACGGAACACTTTACTTTTCGTCAGATGGACATTATGGCTGGGGCGATTTAGATATCTATGAAAGCAAATTTTTTGGAGCTTTGAAGTTTTCAGACCCACGAAATTTGGGTTCTCCCATCAACAGCAATAAAGATGATTTTGCTTTTATTTTAGATGAAGAAGAAAAATTTGGCTACGTTTCCTCCAACCGAGCACAAGGAAAAGGATGCGATGACATTTATTATTTTACAAAATCTAAACATGAATGTAGTCAGTTAATTTCCGGAAAAGTAATTAATACAAAATCAAAATTAGCGATTGATCAAGCCATTATTCAGGTGTATGATGCATTTGATGATTTAATTACAGAAGTACAAACCAATTCTGCAGGGGATTATTTGGTTAAAGTTCCTTGCGGAAAAGCCATTAGAATAAAGGCTTCCAAAGAAAATCACAGCAGTGAGCAAAAGGAAATGGAAACTACCAAAGAGGATGCAATTGAAACGAAAGATGTTAATTTTGAACTCAGTAATTACGACGATTTAATTGTAAAAGAAGACGGAATTGAAAAAATCAGCATCAACCCAATTTTCTTTGATTACGACAAAGCAACCATCCGAAAAGAATCGGAAATTGAATTAGATAAAGTAGTTTTTGTGATGGAAAAATTCCCATTAGTAAAAATCAAAATCGAATCACACACCGATTCCAGAGGAAGTGACGCGTATAATATGAAATTGTCTGATGCTCGTGCAAAATCCACTCAAACCTATATTCTTTCCAAAGGAATTGACCCTTCCCGCATTGAAAGTGCGGTAGGATTTGGCGAAAGCCGATTAAAAAACAAATGTAGTAACGGTGTAAAATGTTCTGAATATGAGCATTTTGCCAACCGAAGATCCGATTTTATTATTATCCAAAAATAA
- a CDS encoding helix-turn-helix domain-containing protein, which translates to MNRIKEVLDEKGIKQTWLAEQLGKSYNMVNAYVQNRQQPRIEVLYDIAKILGVNVKDLLTDNDIKRRSNE; encoded by the coding sequence ATGAACAGAATAAAAGAAGTGCTGGACGAAAAAGGAATTAAGCAAACTTGGCTTGCCGAACAATTGGGCAAAAGCTACAATATGGTTAACGCCTATGTGCAAAACAGACAGCAACCACGTATTGAAGTGCTTTACGACATAGCCAAAATACTTGGCGTGAACGTAAAAGACCTATTGACTGACAACGACATTAAAAGGAGATCTAATGAGTAA
- the ligA gene encoding NAD-dependent DNA ligase LigA produces the protein MDDKSIIEALRNELNQHNHNYYVLDKPTISDFEFDQLLKKLQDLETQHPEFFDENSPTQRVGGSITKNFTTVAHEHRMYSLDNSYSTEDLMDWEIRIQKILGNVDLEYTCELKYDGASISITYENGKLKKAVTRGDGFQGDEVTNNVKTIRSIPLQLKGNYPPKFDIRGEIILPFSGFEKMNQELIEIGETPYSNPRNTASGSLKLQNSAEVAKRPLDCLLYFIVGNNLPFKTQFEGLETARKWGFKVPNQAKLAKNMQEVLEFITYWDVHRHDLPYETDGVVIKVNSLQHQDELGYTAKSPRWAMAYKFKSEQVSTRLNSISYQVGRTGAITPVANLEPVQLAGTIVKRASLHNADQIEKLDIRIGDKVFVEKGGEIIPKIIAVAERGNESFPTVYITNCPECQTALERKEGEANHYCPNFYGCPPQIVGRIQHYITRKAMDIEGLGGETVALLYQNGLVKNYADLYDLKIEQILPLERMAQKSAENLINGIEKSKEVPFERVLYALGIRYVGETVAKKLAKHYKNIDAIANASLMDLILVDEIGDKIAQSVIEFFENIENRITIERLKAVGIQFELVEKNTQVSDKFAGKTFVVSGVFEKFSRDDLKKAIEDNGGKVGSSISTKTDYVVAGENMGPAKLEKANQLKIAIISEEDFLGMIGN, from the coding sequence ATGGATGATAAGAGTATAATTGAAGCCTTACGAAACGAACTTAATCAGCACAACCACAACTATTATGTGTTGGATAAACCCACTATTTCCGATTTTGAATTTGATCAATTACTGAAAAAATTACAAGATTTAGAAACCCAACATCCTGAGTTTTTTGATGAAAATTCGCCAACGCAACGAGTAGGAGGAAGTATTACTAAAAATTTTACTACCGTTGCTCACGAACATCGAATGTATTCATTGGATAATTCGTATTCAACCGAAGATTTAATGGATTGGGAAATCAGAATTCAAAAAATATTAGGAAATGTTGATTTGGAATATACGTGTGAATTAAAATATGACGGAGCTTCCATCAGCATTACTTACGAAAACGGAAAATTAAAAAAAGCCGTGACGCGTGGAGATGGTTTTCAAGGTGATGAGGTGACAAATAATGTAAAAACCATTCGTTCCATTCCACTGCAATTAAAAGGAAATTATCCGCCAAAATTTGATATTCGTGGTGAAATTATTTTGCCTTTTTCCGGTTTTGAAAAAATGAATCAAGAGTTAATTGAAATTGGTGAAACACCTTATTCCAACCCAAGAAACACAGCTTCCGGAAGTTTAAAATTACAAAACAGTGCCGAAGTCGCCAAACGTCCGTTGGATTGTTTGTTGTATTTTATTGTGGGAAATAATCTTCCGTTCAAAACACAATTTGAAGGTTTGGAAACAGCCCGAAAATGGGGTTTTAAAGTGCCAAATCAAGCCAAATTAGCCAAAAATATGCAAGAAGTGTTGGAATTCATCACCTATTGGGACGTTCATCGACACGATTTACCGTATGAAACAGATGGTGTAGTAATCAAAGTAAACAGTCTTCAACACCAGGACGAATTGGGTTATACGGCCAAATCGCCTCGTTGGGCAATGGCTTATAAATTCAAATCGGAGCAAGTTTCCACCCGATTAAATTCTATTTCCTATCAAGTGGGAAGAACGGGAGCGATTACTCCGGTGGCGAATTTAGAGCCGGTTCAATTGGCGGGAACGATTGTGAAAAGAGCTTCGTTGCACAACGCCGATCAAATTGAAAAATTAGATATTCGCATTGGCGATAAAGTTTTTGTTGAAAAAGGAGGCGAAATTATTCCGAAAATTATTGCCGTTGCCGAAAGAGGAAACGAATCTTTTCCAACGGTTTACATTACTAATTGTCCCGAATGCCAAACTGCTTTAGAGCGAAAAGAAGGCGAAGCCAATCATTATTGTCCGAATTTTTATGGTTGTCCGCCACAGATTGTTGGTCGAATTCAGCACTATATTACCCGAAAAGCGATGGATATTGAAGGGTTGGGCGGCGAAACGGTTGCGTTGCTTTATCAAAATGGTTTAGTGAAAAATTATGCGGATCTGTATGATTTAAAAATCGAACAAATTCTTCCGTTGGAACGAATGGCTCAAAAAAGTGCCGAGAATTTAATCAACGGAATCGAAAAATCAAAAGAAGTTCCGTTTGAACGGGTTTTGTATGCGTTGGGAATTCGGTATGTAGGCGAAACAGTTGCTAAAAAGTTAGCGAAACATTATAAAAATATTGATGCTATTGCGAATGCCAGTTTGATGGATTTGATTTTAGTAGATGAAATTGGTGATAAAATAGCCCAAAGTGTCATTGAATTTTTTGAGAATATTGAAAATAGAATAACCATAGAACGTTTAAAAGCGGTTGGAATTCAGTTTGAATTAGTTGAAAAAAACACACAAGTAAGTGATAAGTTTGCCGGAAAAACGTTCGTAGTTTCCGGTGTTTTTGAAAAATTTTCTCGTGATGATTTAAAGAAAGCCATCGAAGATAATGGCGGAAAAGTAGGAAGTTCCATTTCTACCAAAACGGATTACGTGGTTGCCGGAGAAAATATGGGTCCGGCAAAATTGGAAAAAGCCAATCAATTAAAAATTGCAATTATTAGTGAAGAGGATTTTTTGGGGATGATTGGGAATTAG